From the genome of Thermoproteota archaeon:
AAGCGGGTTCGTTCACATCTCCCAGCTGGGCGATGACGTCTTCATACATAGGGCGGGGGTTTTGCAGAGTAAGAAGGCGAAGATCACCTTTAGGAAGGGGGATAGGGTCAGAGCTAGGATAACCACGGTGAGTAAGCCCAGTCCCGCGGCTCTCCTCAGAGGAGAGCCTATAGTCAGGGTCTCCTTAACGATGAGACAGCCGAAGCTCGGAAAGATAGAGGAGAAGGAAAAAGAGATGGAGAATCGTGAATAGGTGATCTTATGGCTAAATGGAAGGCCTGCAGGAATTGTAAGGCCCTTACTACCGATAACAAATGTCCCTTATGTGGATCTGATGACTTAACCTACAACTGGGAGGGCATAGTCGCCATCACAGACCCTCTACGCTCCCAGCTCGCCAAGATGCTCGGTCACGAGAAGGTGGGTATGTACGCCCTGAGGGTGTGGTGAGGTAGAGGTTATATATTGGAGGGGTGAACGCAAGAAGGGAGGCGAAAATGGAGTTGGAGATCGTCAGGCGCAGGGAAAACCCGCTGCTGCAGAGGGAAGAGGTCATCGCTAGGGTGCGGTTCGAGGGTGGCACCCCATCTAGGAAAGAGATAAGAGAGGCCCTAGCCAAAGAGCTCGGGAAACCCGTCGGAAACCTCTTTATCAGGAGGATTATCACCGAGTATGGGAAGGAGGAGGCCGAGGTCGTGGCAATGGCCTATAACAGCAGGGGCTTTGCCCTACTTATAGAGCCGGACCACATAATAAAGAGGAATGAGGGAGAGGGGGAGGGAGTATCCTCATGAAGCACAAGCCAGTTCAAGTGTGGAAGTACTACTCCATTGAGGGGAACAAGCTGGTCAGGAAGAAGAGGATGTGCCCGAGATGTGGCTCCTTCATGGCTGAGCACAGGGACAGATACACCTGCGGTAAGTGCGGTTATACTGAGTTCAAGAAGAAGGGCTGATCCCTCCGCTCCTGCAGCGATTTTATATCGGATTCGGGGTACTAATCTCCGGGCCCGTAGCTCAGCATGGATAGAGCGCCGGCCTCCGGAGCCGGAGGTCGGGGGTTCGAGTCCCCCCGGGCCCGCCATGA
Proteins encoded in this window:
- the spt4 gene encoding transcription elongation factor subunit Spt4, with the protein product MAKWKACRNCKALTTDNKCPLCGSDDLTYNWEGIVAITDPLRSQLAKMLGHEKVGMYALRVW
- a CDS encoding 30S ribosomal protein S24e, with the translated sequence MELEIVRRRENPLLQREEVIARVRFEGGTPSRKEIREALAKELGKPVGNLFIRRIITEYGKEEAEVVAMAYNSRGFALLIEPDHIIKRNEGEGEGVSS
- a CDS encoding 30S ribosomal protein S27ae, producing the protein MKHKPVQVWKYYSIEGNKLVRKKRMCPRCGSFMAEHRDRYTCGKCGYTEFKKKG